From a single Rutidosis leptorrhynchoides isolate AG116_Rl617_1_P2 chromosome 5, CSIRO_AGI_Rlap_v1, whole genome shotgun sequence genomic region:
- the LOC139850396 gene encoding 11-beta-hydroxysteroid dehydrogenase-like 4A produces MRVLNATKTRSKETSCDLWCVYRHNVYPTMYEAYFNNKLTNELVFYLFLLFLFLVSPFLFIWELIHTVRSCFRGSENMSGKVVMITGASSGLGELMAYEYAKRGASLAIIAIKESESRLEKVAERAREVGSPDVLFVFADVSNVEECRTFVNETIQHFGRLDHLVCNAGIGPLYSTNIDVTKFVPVMDINFWGSIYPTHLAIPHLMKTKGKIIVNASSAGILNPPRGGFYNASKAALISFYESLRFEVSPTIAITILTLGFIRTDFITAKYSTTGVGVRLRKDLSSFSPSMEAEPCAKAIVDGVCKGATSITQPRFMKALFLIKFLFPHFHHFYLRLYFPQRNRKFEKVKINL; encoded by the exons ATGAGAGTACTAAATGCTACAAAAACCCGTTCAAAAGAAACCAGTTGTGACTTGTGGTGCGTTTATAGGCATAACGTATACCCAACCATGTATGAAGCCTACTTCAATAACAAGCTCACAAATGAACTTGTATTCTACCTTTTCCTCTTATTTTTGTTTCTCGTTTCGCCCTTCCTTTTCATTTGGGAACTAATCCACACCGTCCGATCATGTTTCCGAGGTAGCGAAAACATGTCTGGAAAGGTTGTTATGATCACTGGTGCTTCCTCCGGACTCGGAGAG cTCATGGCATACGAATATGCAAAACGAGGTGCATCTCTAGCGATTATTGCGATAAAAGAATCAGAGAGTCGGCTTGAGAAAGTAGCTGAAAGAGCTCGTGAAGTCGGCTCTCCTGATGTTCTTTTCGTGTTTGCTGACGTGTCAAATGTTGAAGAGTGTAGGACATTCGTGAATGAAACCATTCAACATTTTGGTCGAT TGGATCATCTTGTTTGTAATGCAGGAATTGGACCTCTTTATTCGACGAACATTGATGTCACAAAATTCGTACCTGTTATG GACATAAACTTTTGGGGATCAATATATCCCACTCATTTAGCGATCCCGCACCTCATGAAAACTAAAGGAAAGATCATTGTTAATGCCTCATCTGCCGGAATTTTGAATCCACCCAGAGGCGGCTTCTACaat GCAAGTAAAGCAGCATTGATTAGCTTCTACGAGTCCCTTCGATTTGAAGTGTCTCCAACAATAGCCATAACAATCTTGACACTCGGATTCATAAGAACAGACTTCATAACCGCCAAGTATTCCACCACTGGTGTGGGTGTTCGTCTGAGAAAA GATCTTTCAAGTTTTTCCCCATCAATGGAGGCCGAACCATGTGCAAAAGCCATTGTTGATGGAGTATGCAAAGGTGCAACATCAATTACACAACCAAGGTTTATGAAGGCTCTCTTCTTGATCAAGTTCTTATTCCCACATTTTCATCATTTCTACTTGCGTCTTTATTTCCCTCAAAGAAATCGAAAGTTTGAAAAGGTAAAGATAAACCTTTGA
- the LOC139849915 gene encoding uncharacterized protein: MQIYWQSVFLWPSAIIKEIEVLMRRFLWCQGSMKKGKARVKWDDVCLQKEEGGLGIRRLKYWNIALITTHIWRILAHKKSIWAMWRWLPDWVDRYAILNNLAPPVLSVNSDMVLWKDIASNKCVFSISHVWEFLRPHAPTVQWYSMVWFSQCIPRHAFVVWSLVLNHIDFPMVTHGWKDFVLLVSPFAVRNVARIVVIKLLFAASIYYVWQERNRCLFKKGNRSAVQLYETIYSTSFGSCCFYFKVWLFVRL; encoded by the exons ATGCAAATCTATTGGCAATCTGTGTTCCTTTGGCCAAGTGCTATCATCAAAGAAATTGAAGTTTTGATGCGGAGGTTCCTTTGGTGTCAAGGTAGTATGAAAAAAGGTAAAGCCAGAGTTAAATGGGATGACGTGTGTCTTCAGAAAGAGGAGGGTGGCTTAGGCATTCGTCGATTAAAGTATTGGAATATTGCTCTTATAACGACTCATATTTGGAGAATTCTTGCACATAAAAAGTCTATTTGG GCTATGTGGAGATGGCTTCCGGACTGGGTGGATCGTTATGCTATATTGAATAATTTGGCGCCTCCTGTTCTTTCAGTTAATAGTGATATGGTTTTGTGGAAAGATATCGCTAGTAACAAATGTGTTTTTTCTATCAGTCATGTTTGGGAATTCCTACGCCCTCATGCTCCAACAGTGCAATGGTACTCAATGGTTTGGTTCTCTCAATGTATTCCCCGTCACGCGTTTGTG GTGTGGTCATTAGTTCTGAATCATATTGACTTTCCGATGGTCACGCATGGTTGGAAGGATTTTGTGTTGTTGGTGAGCCCGTTTGCTGTTAGAAATGTGGCTAGAATAGTCGTTATAAAGCTTCTCTTCGCGGCTTCAATTTACTATGTTTGGCAAGAGAGGAACCGATGTCTATTCAAAAAGGGTAATCGTTCTGCGGTGCAGCTTTATGAGACCATTTATTCTACG agcTTCGGCTCATGttgcttttattttaaagtttggtTGTTTGTGAGGTTATAG